GATTCCTCAGTCAATTTTTCTTTTGAGTTTTTTGGGCAGTCTAATTCATTTAAAAGCCATTTTCCAGAAGAAAAATCAACTCCGGTTCTTTGTCCAGTTGTGAACATATAATGCGAAGATTGGCAAGAAGAGAATAATAAGAAGGAAGTGCAAAAAGCAAAACAAATTGATTTTAAGTTGTTCATTGGTTAGATTTGATTGGAGTCAAATATAACTTAAAAAACAATTCTTTAAGATTTTTCTCTAAAATAAAAATTCCAATCAGTACGATTGGAATTTAGAAATTTTATGTTTGGAATTATTCTCTTAATTCGAATTTAAAAAACCACTGTTGTTTTTAAAAACCTCTTGATTTACTTCATCAATATAAGATAAAAGGTCTTCTTTTCCAATTGATTCGGTAGATGAGGTTACAAAATATTGTGGCATTTCGGCCCAATTGTTTGCAAACATTTGTTTTTTATAAGCCGCAATATGAGAGTCAATTTTTGTTTTACTGATTTTATCTGCTTTAGTAAAAATAATACAGAACGGAATCTCACTTTCGCCCATATACGACATAAATTCAATGTCTATTTTTTGAGCTTCGTGGCGAATGTCAATTAAAACAAAAGCACATACTAACTGTTCCCTGTTTTCAAAATAATCTGTAATAAATTGCTGGAAAATTGATTTTGTTTTCTTTGAAACTTTAGCATAACCGTAGCCAGGCAAATCGACCAAAAACCAATTATTATTGATTTTAAAGTGATTTATTAATTGTGTTTTTCCTGGTTTTCCAGATGTTTTAGCTAAGTTTTTATTGTTGGTAAGCATGTTTATTAACGATGACTTACCTACGTTTGATCTTCCTATAAAAGCATATTCCGGCAAAAAATCCTTTGGACATTTTGAGGCATCAGAATTGCTGACAATAAATTCGGCGGTGTTAATTTTCATGTTTCTTCGTTTTAAAACCTCCTAAAAAGTAAATAGTAATGGCTTATAAATTCTTTTCAGTAAGCCATTTTTCAAGAATTTCATTAAATTCCTGAGGGTGTTCCATCATTGCGGCATGTCCGCATTTGTCAATCCAGTATAAAGTTGAATTTGGTAATAATTTATCAAATTCTTCTGCTACATTTGGAGGAGTTACAGAGTCATTTCGACCCCAAATAATGCAAGTTTCAACATCCATTTTAGGCAAATCTTTAGCCATGTTATGGCGAATGGCACTCTTTGCAATGGTTAAAGTTTTGATTAATTTGATTCGGTCGTTAGCCGTCGCATATACTTCATCAATCAAATCGGGAGTTGCAATTTTTGGATCGTAAAATACAGCTTCAGCCTTTGTTTTGATGTATTCGTAATCGCCTCTTCTTGGATAACTGTCTCCCATTGCACTTTCGTAAAGTCCAGAACTTCCGGTAATTACAAGTCCAGCAACTTTTTCAGGATATAATTTTGTGTGATACAAAGCAATATGTCCTCCAAGGGAATTTCCTAAGAGAATTACTTTGTCAAAACCTTTAAAAGTGATAAAATCTTTAACGTACTTGGCAAAACTTTTTACGTTCGTTTTTAAAATGCTTTGTGTGTATATTGGCAAATCTGGGATAACAACTTTATATCCTTTTGTTGGGAAATATTGTGCTACACCATCAAAGTTACTTAGGCCTCCCATTAACCCGTGAAGAATAACGATAGGTGTACCTTCTCCAGCTTCAAAATAGCTGTATTTGCCTTCTTTTTTGTAGTGTTTGTCCATCTAATCTAATGCCAATTTCAATTTCGACAAATATAGGGTTAAATAAATAAAAATGAATTTTTGCTGCCATTTTTTAACTAGATAATTTCAGTAGAATTTCTAAATAACTAAAAATCAGTAATTAATGGGGTGTTTGGTAAATTATCTAAATGTTAAGAAAACTGCATAATAATCAAATTTTTAAGAAAATTAGCGCATTATTTTTTTGAATGAATAATGGATCTGTGAATCTGTTAATTAATAGTTAAGGTATTGATTGATTGTTGATTAACAGAAGTGGTAGCAAAGTGGTTAAACTTATTAACAAAGTGGTATAAAGTGGTAAAATGTGGTAAAATTTTTTATATTTTTGCTGTATAACATGTTATACTAGTTTTTTGAACACAATTGTTGGAACATACGAATGTAAAGTCGATGCTAAAGGAAGGCTGATGATGCCTGCACCTTTGAAAAAGCAGTTGACAGCTTCACTTCAAGACGGATTTGTTTTGAAGCGTTCTGTGTTTCAGCCGTGTTTAGAGTTGTATCCTATGGTAGAGTGGGATGCAATGATGAAAAAAATCAACAAGCTTAATCGCTTTGTAAAGAAGAACAACGATTTCATTAGAAGGTTTACTGCTGGTGTTAAAGTGGTTGAGGTTGATGCATTGGGGAGATTACTGGTGCCAAAAGATTTGGTAACGTTTGCCAGTATTTCTAAAGATGTGGTTTTTTCATCGGCTGTTAATATTGTAGAGATCTGGGATAAGGATTTATACGAAAAATCAATAAGCGGCGAAGATATGGATTTTGCAGATTTAGCCGAAGAAGTAATGGGAAATATTAATGACGACGACAATGGAATATCATAATCCGGTTTTGCTTCATCCAACAGTTGATGGTTTAGATATTAAACCTGATGGTGTGTATGTAGATGTTACGTTTGGAGGCGGTGGTCATTCAAAAGAGATTTTAAAAAGATTAGGACCAAACGGAAGGCTGTTTGCATTTGACCAAGACGAAGATGCGTTGGCAAATGCATTACCAGATGAAAGGTTCACTTTGATAAATGAGAATTTTAGGTTCATAAAAAGGTTTTTACGTTTTCATGGAGTAAAAGAGGTTGATGGAATTTTGGCAGATTTGGGAGTTTCATCACATCAGTTTGATGTTCCAGAAAGAGGTTTTTCAACCCGTTTTGATGCCGAATTAGATATGCGGATGAGTCAGAAAAATGATTTAAATGCTTACCGAGTGGTTAACGAATATGAAGAACAGGATTTACGTCGTGTTTTTTTTGATTATGGGGAGTTGAAAAATGCACCGGTTTTAGCAAGGACAATTGTAGAAGCTAGAAAAGATTATCCGATCAAAACGACAGACGAATTAAAAGACGTTCTGAAAAAGTTTTTGCCAGAGAAAGTTCGAAATAAAATTTTGGCCCAGATTTATCAGGCAATAAGAATTGAGGTAAATCAAGAAATGGATGTTTTGAAAGAGTTTATTGAGCAGTCACTAGAGATTTTAAAACCGGGTGGAAGATTTTCAGTAATATCTTATCATTCGTTAGAAGATCGTCTGGTAAAAAGATTTATCAAAAACGGAATGTTTGAAGGAGAACCAGAAAGAGATTTTTACGGAAACTTTTCAGTTCCATTCAAAACAATTGGAAAATTGATTGTTCCAGATAATGAAGAAATCAAGATAAATAATAGAGCAAGAAGTGCCAAATTAAGGATTGCTGAAAAGGTATAATATATATTAAGGTAGGAAAAAATGAAAAGTGGCGTATTTGGCATATTAAAAGCAAGGTTCCTGATTCATGAAGATGCAGTAAAAAACTGGAGATTTATTGTCTTTATAATTCTGCTGGCTATTTTGATGATTGCCAATACACAGCGATACGAACAAAAGGTTTTTGAAATCGCAAAATTAAATAATGAAGTAAAAGAACTAAGATCGGAGTTTGTAGATCGACGTTCAGAATTGATGAAGCTAAAAATGGAGTCAACCATTTCGGATAAAATGTTAGAAAAACAAATTTTTCCGTCGACAGTTCCTCCAGTGAAAATAGAAGTTAA
This portion of the Flavobacterium panacagri genome encodes:
- the yihA gene encoding ribosome biogenesis GTP-binding protein YihA/YsxC, yielding MKINTAEFIVSNSDASKCPKDFLPEYAFIGRSNVGKSSLINMLTNNKNLAKTSGKPGKTQLINHFKINNNWFLVDLPGYGYAKVSKKTKSIFQQFITDYFENREQLVCAFVLIDIRHEAQKIDIEFMSYMGESEIPFCIIFTKADKISKTKIDSHIAAYKKQMFANNWAEMPQYFVTSSTESIGKEDLLSYIDEVNQEVFKNNSGFLNSN
- a CDS encoding division/cell wall cluster transcriptional repressor MraZ, with the protein product MNTIVGTYECKVDAKGRLMMPAPLKKQLTASLQDGFVLKRSVFQPCLELYPMVEWDAMMKKINKLNRFVKKNNDFIRRFTAGVKVVEVDALGRLLVPKDLVTFASISKDVVFSSAVNIVEIWDKDLYEKSISGEDMDFADLAEEVMGNINDDDNGIS
- the rsmH gene encoding 16S rRNA (cytosine(1402)-N(4))-methyltransferase RsmH is translated as MTTTMEYHNPVLLHPTVDGLDIKPDGVYVDVTFGGGGHSKEILKRLGPNGRLFAFDQDEDALANALPDERFTLINENFRFIKRFLRFHGVKEVDGILADLGVSSHQFDVPERGFSTRFDAELDMRMSQKNDLNAYRVVNEYEEQDLRRVFFDYGELKNAPVLARTIVEARKDYPIKTTDELKDVLKKFLPEKVRNKILAQIYQAIRIEVNQEMDVLKEFIEQSLEILKPGGRFSVISYHSLEDRLVKRFIKNGMFEGEPERDFYGNFSVPFKTIGKLIVPDNEEIKINNRARSAKLRIAEKV
- a CDS encoding FtsL-like putative cell division protein; amino-acid sequence: MKSGVFGILKARFLIHEDAVKNWRFIVFIILLAILMIANTQRYEQKVFEIAKLNNEVKELRSEFVDRRSELMKLKMESTISDKMLEKQIFPSTVPPVKIEVKKEEEKSFFKRIWQ
- a CDS encoding alpha/beta fold hydrolase, whose amino-acid sequence is MDKHYKKEGKYSYFEAGEGTPIVILHGLMGGLSNFDGVAQYFPTKGYKVVIPDLPIYTQSILKTNVKSFAKYVKDFITFKGFDKVILLGNSLGGHIALYHTKLYPEKVAGLVITGSSGLYESAMGDSYPRRGDYEYIKTKAEAVFYDPKIATPDLIDEVYATANDRIKLIKTLTIAKSAIRHNMAKDLPKMDVETCIIWGRNDSVTPPNVAEEFDKLLPNSTLYWIDKCGHAAMMEHPQEFNEILEKWLTEKNL